One window from the genome of Cardiocondyla obscurior isolate alpha-2009 linkage group LG04, Cobs3.1, whole genome shotgun sequence encodes:
- the LOC139101962 gene encoding cytochrome b5 reductase 4 isoform X2 — protein sequence MPRCCGASLVSAADGNGSPQSLGLQIQDGNPRNKTALAPGHSLMDWIRLGNSGVDLTGVGGVPQVVTLSELANHNKQTDAWIAIRGVVFNVTRYMDFHPGGVDELMRGVGKDATKLFENVHAWVNYQSILQKCVVGRLSRGTSSASSTSSITEKSVTDTNNCLPVTLSRSKCSVAQKTMDENSSDLPNVNIDWRQTSNSVTLFHQGVRDYPGISYQLQRSSDTKIIFRLTFEKYIIIHELELIAEVEWPPIYKRDFDTMQVDFTFTKRLKDIWKSQGTYASSRESITTERTYKEYEVLSNTPLCKLVNLLVLRAKDFLELIPVGRHIEVKMNIMGMEISRSYTPVPPCLHPEDMAPNYKPDCICLMIKRYPNGALSPSITKLQPGQTLTMSNGLGAFITESFDRYPVIHMLAGGTGLTAMLGIIQRALARRSVKLINLLNFNKDEDNMFYVSQLDKVATEKKFKVTHILSQADDKWEGRRGTVSEKLLKELIGECSPEGCIFTCGPKGFMQSARKCIQILGWKSDQIYDFDD from the exons ATGCCACGATGCTGCGGCGCTTCTTTGGTTTCCGCCGCGGATGGCAATGGCTCTCCGCAGAGCCTCGGTCTACAGATCCAGGATG gaaaCCCGCGAAATAAGACGGCCCTAGCACCGGGACATAGTTTGATGGACTGGATCCGTCTGGGCAATTCGGGTGTCGATTTAACCGGTGTCGGTGGTGTGCCACAAGTTGTAACGTTATCTGAACTCGCTAACCATAACAAGCAAACCGACGCTTGGATCGCAATCCGAG GGGTGGTATTTAATGTTACGCGTTACATGGACTTCCACCCGGGTGGCGTCGACGAGTTGATGAGAGGGGTTGGAAAAGACGCCACAAAGTTATTTGAAAAC GTGCACGCTTGGGTGAACTATCAGAGCATTTTGCAAAAATGCGTCGTAGGGAGATTAAGCCGTGGGACTTCCTCCGCGTCGAGCACTTCTTCCATAACGGAAAAATCGGTTACGGATACGAACAATTGTCTCCCCGTCACGTTGAGTCGAAGCAAATGTTCCGTTG CGCAAAAGACAATGGATGAAAACTCATCGGATTTACCTAATGTGAATATAGATTGGCGGCAAACATCTAATTCTGTTACACTCTTTCATCAAGGAGTGCGTGACTACCCAGGTATAAGTTATCAATTGCAAAGGTCGAGTGACACGAAGATAATCTTCAGACTTACAtttgaaaaatacattattatccACGAGCTCGAATTAATCGCAGAAGTCGAATGGCCGCcaatatataaaagagattTCGATACGATGCAG GTAGATTTCACGTTTACAAAAAGGCTTAAAGATATTTGGAAATCTCAGGGTACTTATGCATCATCACGGGAATCAATCACAACTGAACGCACATACAAAGAGTACGAAGTACTTAGTAACACGCCCCTTTGCAAGTTAGTTAATTTGTTAGTTTTACGTGCAAAAGATTTTCTAGAATTAATCCCCGTCGGTAGACACATAGAAGTTAAAATGAACATCATGG GAATGGAAATATCGAGGTCATATACGCCTGTCCCACCGTGCCTTCATCCCGAAGATATGGCGCCAAATTACAAGCCTGATTGCATTTGCTTGATGATAAAGCGATATCCAAATGGCGCACTTAGTCCGTCCATCACTAAATTACAACCTGGCCAGACTCTTACAATGAGCAATGGTTTAGGTGCCTTTATAACCGAATCTTTCGATCGGTATCCTGTCATTCACATGCTGGCAGGTGGAACGGGGTTAACCGCAATGTTAGGAATAATTCAGCGAGCTTTAGCAAGACGCAGTGT aaaattaatcaatcttctaaattttaataaggaCGAAGACAATATGTTTTATGTGTCGCAGTTGGATAAAGTGGCTACAGAGAAAAA gtTCAAAGTTACACATATCCTTTCACAAGCAGATGATAAGTGGGAGGGTAGACGCGGTACTGTATccgagaaattattaaaagaattgatTGGCGAGTGTTCACCAGAAGGATGCATATTTACGTGTGGACCAAAAGGATTTATGCAATCTGCGAGAAA GTGTATTCAGATACTTGGTTGGAAATCTGATCAAATATACGATTTCGACGACTAA